A window of Paenibacillus polygoni contains these coding sequences:
- a CDS encoding NAD(P)/FAD-dependent oxidoreductase: MYDCIIIGGGPAGLSAALVLGRSMREVLLFDHGKPRHAPARHSHGFITRDGVTPAEFRRLAHKDLSAYPTIQKKEEEIVDVRHHHHGGFEVLSSTGTRETARTLLLSSGMQEKLPQIRGLDSFYGQSLFSCPYCDGYEVRGKKLVLITESKNAFATAQIIQHWSRALVLCTNGHSIVTPDQYRMLQVRGIEVIDQPIHQLLGKDGQLSGISFTSGDKLTCEAGFVTPQLSHSGNLSYKLRCQMNDKGAIQTDGYGRTSIRGIYAAGDNSVISPTQLVIAAGEGSRAAIGINMDLIRADF; this comes from the coding sequence ATGTATGATTGTATTATTATCGGGGGAGGACCCGCAGGACTTAGTGCAGCGTTAGTTCTTGGACGATCCATGCGGGAAGTCCTCTTATTTGATCATGGAAAACCCAGACATGCACCTGCCCGTCATTCTCACGGTTTTATAACCAGGGATGGAGTTACACCAGCAGAGTTCAGAAGACTAGCTCACAAGGATCTAAGTGCATACCCTACGATTCAAAAGAAAGAGGAAGAAATAGTAGATGTCCGCCATCATCATCACGGAGGATTTGAAGTGCTGTCTTCCACGGGAACACGCGAAACAGCCAGAACATTACTTTTAAGCAGCGGGATGCAGGAAAAATTACCTCAAATCAGAGGTTTAGATTCCTTTTATGGTCAGAGTTTGTTCAGTTGTCCGTACTGTGATGGTTATGAAGTAAGAGGAAAGAAGCTTGTTCTTATTACGGAATCGAAGAATGCTTTCGCAACAGCACAGATCATTCAACATTGGAGTAGAGCTTTAGTGTTATGTACGAATGGACATTCCATAGTAACACCAGATCAATACCGGATGCTGCAAGTCCGAGGAATTGAGGTAATAGATCAGCCCATTCATCAATTGCTTGGTAAAGACGGCCAGTTATCAGGCATTTCATTTACAAGTGGAGATAAACTTACCTGTGAAGCAGGATTTGTTACTCCCCAGCTGTCACATTCAGGTAATCTTAGCTACAAACTTCGTTGCCAAATGAACGACAAGGGAGCCATTCAGACAGATGGTTATGGTCGTACTTCAATTCGCGGAATCTATGCCGCTGGAGATAATTCGGTTATCTCCCCGACCCAGCTAGTCATTGCGGCAGGAGAAGGAAGTAGGGCAGCAATTGGGATTAATATGGACCTGATTCGTGCTGATTTTTGA
- a CDS encoding YjcZ family sporulation protein, whose translation MSNDQRNGGFDCGCGTSGFDGGKSIGAILVLFILLVIIASAFCNY comes from the coding sequence ATGAGCAATGATCAACGTAACGGCGGGTTTGATTGTGGTTGTGGTACTTCTGGATTTGACGGAGGAAAGTCCATCGGTGCTATTTTAGTACTCTTTATCCTTCTTGTTATTATCGCCAGTGCATTTTGTAATTACTAA
- a CDS encoding ArsR/SmtB family transcription factor, which produces MDVKLLSTTEEIKIYSDPYRLRILHVFRRFGKPATVKEIADELGELPAKVHYHVKKLEKIGLLSLVNTKEINGIVAKYYAVFSGEIEIGQKHIENAEIQEVVKGEQVQHLNELFDRHKNNFIKRTSEDASSVQLFNRTLYMTEAEAKILQQELIRLCEPYFSKKKDKEKEKEKEKVSYDLFASFVRNPHY; this is translated from the coding sequence ATGGATGTAAAATTGTTGTCTACTACGGAAGAGATTAAGATCTATTCAGATCCTTATCGTTTGAGGATTTTACATGTGTTTCGCCGGTTTGGTAAACCGGCTACGGTGAAAGAAATTGCTGATGAACTTGGAGAACTTCCTGCTAAAGTGCATTACCATGTTAAAAAATTAGAGAAGATTGGCCTGTTATCTTTGGTAAATACAAAAGAAATTAACGGGATAGTGGCAAAGTATTATGCCGTCTTTTCTGGAGAAATAGAGATCGGACAGAAACATATAGAAAATGCAGAAATACAAGAAGTAGTTAAGGGAGAACAGGTTCAGCACCTGAATGAGTTATTTGACCGTCATAAAAACAACTTTATAAAGCGAACATCTGAGGATGCTTCTTCCGTACAGTTGTTTAATCGTACGCTGTATATGACAGAAGCAGAAGCAAAGATCTTACAGCAAGAACTGATCCGCTTATGTGAACCTTATTTTAGTAAAAAGAAAGATAAAGAGAAAGAAAAAGAGAAAGAGAAAGTGAGCTATGATCTCTTTGCTAGTTTTGTTCGTAACCCTCATTATTAA
- a CDS encoding AraC family transcriptional regulator, protein MAYTLQMKEPLNFNYLNCEPLHMEAVDGFHSHPYYEIYYFHTGKCNYIIGDQVHVLEPGDLILMHGMTLHQAHPEPVVPYIRTTLHFYPSVIEEYVQPEKAKRLLEPFERLSNEVIHLSNAQQTEVELIFTQMNELFQGHEERDFTYDRFVFKLCDFLTMTALFSETAMKHRRILSDKEEHLQRIITYLEVHYMEEINLSNIASALHLSKPYMAALFKELTGTTIIKYLYQRRINQAKLLFRLQPDLSVTEVSRKAGFKQISHFSRTFKQAAGCTPEAYRTSQGSWLR, encoded by the coding sequence TTGGCTTACACATTGCAGATGAAGGAGCCGCTTAATTTTAATTATCTGAATTGTGAACCCTTACATATGGAAGCGGTAGATGGATTTCATTCGCACCCTTACTATGAAATTTATTATTTTCACACGGGTAAATGCAACTATATTATTGGGGATCAAGTTCATGTACTTGAACCAGGGGATTTGATTCTTATGCATGGAATGACGTTGCATCAGGCACACCCTGAACCTGTCGTACCGTATATCCGTACTACACTTCATTTTTATCCTTCCGTAATCGAAGAATATGTACAGCCCGAGAAAGCAAAAAGGCTCCTTGAACCTTTTGAGAGACTAAGCAATGAAGTGATCCATCTCTCTAATGCACAGCAAACGGAAGTGGAGCTGATCTTCACACAGATGAATGAATTATTTCAAGGCCATGAGGAACGAGACTTTACTTATGATCGTTTTGTTTTTAAACTGTGCGATTTTCTTACGATGACTGCACTTTTCTCTGAAACGGCGATGAAGCATCGAAGGATTTTATCAGATAAAGAAGAACACTTGCAGCGGATTATAACCTATCTTGAAGTACATTATATGGAAGAAATAAATCTTTCCAATATTGCGAGTGCACTTCATTTATCTAAACCTTATATGGCTGCCCTGTTTAAAGAATTAACCGGTACTACGATCATCAAGTATTTATATCAAAGACGGATTAACCAAGCAAAACTCTTATTTCGCCTTCAGCCGGATCTCAGTGTAACAGAAGTCAGCCGCAAAGCAGGATTCAAACAGATCTCCCACTTTAGCCGTACATTTAAGCAAGCGGCAGGCTGTACACCAGAAGCTTATCGAACCAGCCAAGGATCTTGGTTACGTTAA
- a CDS encoding acyl-[acyl-carrier-protein] thioesterase, with amino-acid sequence MNKDIKNEVMNEKGIETFIVSSSQADTESKIKLSALLERLQDGADRHLQQLGITISEMLRDGFGWMLMTMDLTITQHPVLEEKMELTTWSKGYRGVVWLRDYELIGSSGAAGYARSAWTLVDINKRKIMRPTAFPYEIPIVEGEVSEGPPDKVAVPQELEMKKAYEFIATYSLMDSNSHVNNAKYADLCYDALEADEARNLRMNRFRITYHREVKLGEQGIIERSDLIDQSIWFKGINEEGKIIFEAEIQFDV; translated from the coding sequence ATGAACAAAGATATCAAGAATGAAGTGATGAATGAAAAAGGAATCGAAACATTTATTGTAAGTTCTAGTCAAGCTGATACGGAATCGAAAATAAAACTATCCGCCTTGCTGGAACGATTGCAAGATGGTGCTGACCGGCATTTACAGCAGCTTGGGATTACAATTTCTGAAATGCTGCGTGACGGTTTTGGATGGATGCTGATGACGATGGATCTTACAATTACTCAGCACCCTGTACTTGAGGAAAAGATGGAACTAACTACGTGGTCTAAGGGTTACCGGGGAGTTGTTTGGTTAAGAGACTACGAATTAATAGGATCTTCAGGAGCCGCAGGCTATGCTCGTTCGGCCTGGACGCTTGTGGATATTAACAAACGAAAAATTATGCGTCCAACTGCGTTTCCCTATGAGATTCCAATCGTAGAAGGAGAAGTTTCTGAGGGACCCCCAGATAAGGTAGCTGTTCCGCAAGAGTTAGAAATGAAAAAAGCTTATGAATTCATTGCTACATATAGTCTTATGGACAGTAATAGCCATGTGAATAATGCCAAATATGCAGATCTCTGTTACGATGCTTTAGAAGCAGATGAAGCTCGAAATCTGCGTATGAATCGCTTTCGGATTACCTATCACCGAGAAGTGAAACTTGGTGAACAGGGAATAATAGAACGTTCCGATCTCATAGATCAATCCATCTGGTTCAAAGGTATAAACGAAGAAGGAAAGATCATTTTTGAAGCGGAAATCCAGTTTGATGTTTAA
- a CDS encoding Gfo/Idh/MocA family protein, whose protein sequence is MSAKDGMLYSPQSAAQKVVCGPGEFIFAAAALDHGHIYGMCGSLIAAGGELRWVYDKDPEKVKSFIQRYPGVKAARSLEEILQDSEVKMVAAAAIPSERGDLGLAVMDAGKDYFTDKTPFTTLGQLEAARKKTKETGQKYMVYYSERLHVESAVYAGQLIDQGAIGRVIQVMGTGPHRLNAASRPDWFFRKSQYGGIICDIGSHQVEQFLSFSSSQDAKVMYSRAVNLHHPAYPELEDFGETSLLGDNGASGYFRVDWFTPNGLSTWGDGRTTILGTDGYIELRKYTDIARDREGDQVYLVNHEGEYHFGVKGKVGYPFFGQLILDCLHRTENAMTQDHAFKAAEICLLAQQQAEQLTLAK, encoded by the coding sequence ATGAGTGCAAAGGATGGAATGTTATACTCCCCTCAGAGTGCAGCGCAGAAGGTAGTATGTGGTCCGGGAGAATTTATATTTGCCGCGGCAGCTTTGGATCATGGACATATTTACGGAATGTGCGGGAGTTTAATTGCGGCGGGGGGAGAACTGAGATGGGTGTACGACAAAGACCCTGAGAAAGTAAAATCATTCATTCAGCGGTATCCTGGGGTCAAAGCGGCTAGATCGCTCGAAGAGATATTGCAAGATTCTGAGGTAAAGATGGTGGCAGCAGCGGCCATTCCTTCAGAACGGGGCGATCTTGGGCTTGCTGTAATGGATGCAGGAAAAGATTATTTCACCGACAAAACACCATTTACCACTCTGGGTCAGCTAGAAGCTGCACGTAAAAAAACAAAAGAAACAGGCCAAAAATATATGGTCTATTATAGTGAACGTCTTCATGTAGAAAGTGCCGTTTATGCAGGGCAGCTTATTGACCAGGGAGCGATTGGACGCGTGATTCAGGTCATGGGGACAGGACCTCACAGGCTAAATGCTGCTAGTCGCCCAGATTGGTTTTTTCGTAAATCCCAATATGGAGGCATTATTTGTGATATTGGCAGCCATCAGGTGGAGCAGTTCCTTAGTTTTTCATCCTCTCAGGACGCAAAAGTAATGTACAGCCGGGCTGTGAATCTACATCATCCTGCCTATCCAGAGCTTGAAGACTTTGGAGAAACTTCACTTCTTGGCGATAACGGAGCTTCCGGTTATTTTCGAGTGGACTGGTTCACGCCAAATGGCCTGTCTACCTGGGGAGATGGAAGAACTACCATCCTCGGTACAGATGGATATATTGAACTTAGAAAGTATACGGACATTGCAAGGGATCGAGAAGGCGATCAAGTATACCTTGTAAATCACGAGGGAGAATATCACTTTGGAGTAAAAGGAAAGGTAGGGTATCCTTTCTTTGGTCAATTGATACTCGATTGTTTACATCGGACGGAGAACGCGATGACACAAGATCATGCCTTTAAAGCAGCTGAAATATGTCTATTAGCTCAGCAGCAGGCAGAGCAGCTTACCTTGGCTAAATAA
- a CDS encoding TraR/DksA C4-type zinc finger protein has product MTAALTKAELKTLQERLLEEKESIENHFDINRESTEGEPDSLRESIGELSAVDNHPADLGTETFERARDLAVDEHQSNELDQINHALDQIEAGSYGKCEICGKPIPFERLEALPFTTLCVEDAAKVQEGDLNDTRPVEEQVMTPPPRGAGEISQRNAGKFDNANAWEMVEDFGNSDSPATSTKRDVTNYDDM; this is encoded by the coding sequence ATGACAGCAGCACTAACAAAAGCCGAATTAAAAACATTACAAGAACGACTTCTTGAGGAGAAAGAATCCATTGAGAATCATTTTGATATTAACCGAGAGAGCACTGAGGGCGAGCCCGACTCTCTTAGAGAATCTATAGGAGAATTATCTGCGGTTGATAATCATCCTGCCGACTTAGGTACAGAAACCTTCGAACGCGCACGTGATCTCGCTGTAGATGAACATCAAAGCAATGAACTTGATCAAATTAATCATGCCCTGGATCAAATCGAAGCAGGCTCTTACGGAAAGTGTGAAATATGCGGTAAGCCCATCCCCTTTGAAAGACTAGAAGCACTGCCCTTTACCACACTTTGTGTGGAGGATGCGGCCAAAGTACAAGAAGGAGATCTTAACGATACACGGCCTGTAGAGGAACAAGTGATGACCCCCCCTCCACGCGGTGCAGGAGAAATCAGCCAGCGTAATGCCGGTAAATTCGATAATGCGAATGCATGGGAAATGGTAGAAGACTTCGGTAACTCCGATTCACCAGCTACTTCTACAAAAAGAGACGTTACAAATTATGATGATATGTAA
- a CDS encoding NAD(P)/FAD-dependent oxidoreductase: protein MIQDCIIVGGGIAGLQAAIQLGRYAEHKVLVIDYGEGRSSLCRSYHNILGFPDGISGQELRKRGRQQAESYGIEFIHDRVVKAHKEEEIITLTGENGAVYKAKTLLLATGLTDRHPELPGLKNTLGMSVYVCPDCDGYEIKNKKTIIMGSGTAGAGMARILSSKTLDLTYINHEQADIPSEILQKLKDKNIEYIEEPIEKIEEQDGMMSTVILKSGRRIEAERGFIAFGNNKVHSELAEQLGAEVADNKHAAADARSRMSTVENVWIAGDLGIHSEQAAVAMGDGVLCGIWINKTLHHMKK from the coding sequence ATGATACAAGATTGCATTATTGTAGGTGGAGGAATTGCTGGACTTCAAGCGGCGATACAGCTGGGACGTTACGCGGAGCATAAGGTGCTCGTTATTGATTACGGAGAAGGCAGATCAAGTTTATGCCGAAGCTATCATAATATATTAGGTTTTCCGGACGGAATATCAGGGCAAGAACTTCGGAAGAGAGGAAGACAGCAAGCGGAATCCTATGGAATAGAGTTCATTCATGATCGTGTCGTTAAGGCACATAAAGAAGAGGAGATCATCACATTAACCGGAGAAAACGGCGCAGTGTATAAAGCAAAAACCCTACTGCTTGCAACCGGATTAACGGATCGTCATCCTGAACTTCCTGGACTAAAAAACACGCTTGGCATGTCGGTATATGTGTGCCCAGATTGCGATGGATATGAGATTAAGAATAAAAAAACAATTATCATGGGTTCGGGAACAGCGGGTGCGGGTATGGCTCGTATTCTTTCCAGCAAAACCCTCGATTTGACATATATTAATCACGAGCAGGCGGATATCCCAAGTGAAATTCTTCAAAAACTAAAAGATAAAAACATTGAGTATATTGAAGAACCGATTGAAAAAATAGAAGAACAAGATGGAATGATGTCCACTGTTATTTTAAAAAGCGGCAGAAGAATAGAAGCAGAACGCGGGTTTATTGCTTTTGGGAATAACAAAGTTCACTCTGAGCTTGCTGAACAACTTGGAGCAGAAGTAGCTGACAATAAACATGCAGCAGCAGATGCAAGATCCCGTATGTCCACAGTAGAGAATGTATGGATTGCTGGAGATCTGGGCATTCATTCAGAGCAAGCCGCAGTTGCCATGGGTGACGGAGTCTTGTGTGGAATCTGGATCAACAAAACCCTCCATCATATGAAAAAATAA
- a CDS encoding prohibitin family protein, with the protein MKNLKTFKIGGIVIGAVIIIAILVVSLFVTRIPNGYVGVVYSPNGGVKDNTLSQGWKLVGAFDKVTKYPIRIQTVEYKDIQIATSDGKSITIDFAYNYQVEPDKVSFIFNKFGPISIEEIEDTYLKTRFRDAARKGISKFTVIDVYGEKSSDAAIDVQQRFSDDVAGLGFIVSNVTVGVPQPDAKTQEAIDKRVEASQELERKTTELEIAKKEADRKRVEAQGNADKLLIEAEGQAKANKVLQQSLTEELVQYETVKKWDGVLPYVSGSNIPVIQLPSQKTETTK; encoded by the coding sequence ATGAAGAATCTAAAGACGTTTAAAATCGGTGGAATCGTGATCGGAGCTGTAATCATTATTGCTATATTAGTGGTTAGTTTATTTGTAACACGAATTCCAAACGGTTATGTTGGCGTCGTTTATTCACCAAATGGAGGAGTTAAAGATAATACACTGAGCCAAGGTTGGAAACTGGTAGGGGCATTCGACAAGGTGACTAAATATCCGATTCGGATTCAAACGGTAGAATACAAGGATATTCAGATTGCTACTTCTGATGGTAAGAGTATCACCATTGATTTTGCTTACAACTATCAAGTAGAACCAGATAAGGTATCATTCATTTTTAATAAATTTGGCCCGATTAGTATTGAAGAAATTGAAGACACCTATTTGAAAACCAGATTCCGTGATGCTGCACGTAAAGGAATTTCTAAGTTTACTGTCATTGATGTATATGGAGAGAAATCATCGGATGCAGCAATCGATGTACAACAACGTTTCTCAGATGACGTGGCAGGGCTTGGTTTCATTGTTTCCAATGTAACGGTCGGGGTACCGCAGCCAGATGCCAAAACACAAGAAGCTATTGATAAACGGGTAGAAGCTTCTCAAGAACTTGAACGCAAGACTACGGAACTTGAGATTGCTAAGAAAGAAGCAGATAGAAAAAGAGTGGAAGCACAAGGTAATGCTGATAAATTGTTAATTGAAGCAGAAGGCCAGGCCAAGGCAAATAAAGTTCTTCAACAATCATTAACGGAAGAATTAGTACAATATGAAACCGTTAAGAAATGGGATGGCGTATTACCGTATGTAAGTGGATCTAACATCCCTGTGATCCAGCTGCCTTCTCAGAAGACAGAAACAACTAAATAG
- a CDS encoding sugar phosphate isomerase/epimerase family protein: MKLSVFTVATPDMTPQELVKAASVAGIEGIEWRYKGIPDEARADTPSFWGRNLASIDPAGTKDNILDIRNLTVQAGLTSIALVPYLSVTDLASTEQAFETAHVLGASMMRVGVPSYNRAENYHDLYKQADAYLSEVQEMSRTYGVKALVETHHGTIAPSASLAYRLVSRFDPGHVGVLYDPGNMVHEGFENYRMGLELLGPYLAHVHVKNAVWAKKEGLSGGIGSAESEYECNWSPLLGGVVKWSQVLRDLVSVDYKGYLGIEDFSQSLPSEEMLKHFSHHMKALLNEIWAEV, translated from the coding sequence TTGAAGTTATCTGTATTTACGGTAGCAACTCCGGATATGACGCCACAGGAACTGGTAAAGGCTGCATCTGTAGCCGGAATCGAAGGCATCGAATGGAGATACAAAGGGATCCCAGATGAGGCAAGGGCGGATACCCCTTCGTTTTGGGGAAGAAATCTCGCGTCGATTGATCCAGCGGGAACGAAAGATAACATTCTGGATATACGAAACTTAACAGTTCAAGCAGGACTGACCTCTATTGCACTTGTTCCTTATTTATCGGTAACGGATCTTGCTTCTACTGAGCAGGCATTTGAGACAGCACATGTTTTAGGAGCTTCTATGATGCGGGTAGGTGTCCCTTCCTATAACAGAGCGGAAAACTATCATGATTTGTATAAACAGGCCGATGCGTACTTGTCTGAAGTTCAGGAAATGTCCCGAACCTATGGTGTAAAGGCACTTGTCGAAACACACCATGGAACCATTGCCCCAAGTGCTTCACTCGCTTATCGTCTGGTGTCCCGTTTTGATCCAGGTCATGTCGGTGTTTTATATGATCCGGGCAACATGGTGCACGAAGGATTTGAGAATTACAGAATGGGTCTGGAGTTGCTTGGTCCTTATCTTGCACATGTCCATGTTAAAAACGCAGTCTGGGCAAAAAAGGAAGGATTAAGTGGTGGTATAGGTTCCGCGGAGTCAGAATATGAGTGTAACTGGTCGCCATTGCTTGGTGGAGTAGTAAAGTGGAGTCAGGTGCTCCGAGACTTAGTATCTGTAGACTACAAAGGGTATCTAGGAATCGAGGATTTTAGTCAAAGTCTTCCTTCTGAGGAAATGCTGAAGCATTTCAGTCATCATATGAAAGCGCTTCTTAACGAGATATGGGCGGAGGTATAG
- a CDS encoding DivIVA domain-containing protein, which yields MDEHMKRRLDKQKQLFKQLGIQLDALSIHEKQFNYKLRGYDPDEVDEFLDLVIKDYERFYAHISDLMDKWQEQQYTIRSMKNAPKPEADPNLIDRKQLEEVVKQLEYSIRQLKGKLPRPEARDPYLD from the coding sequence ATGGATGAACATATGAAGCGTCGTTTAGATAAGCAAAAACAATTATTTAAACAGCTCGGCATTCAACTGGATGCTCTATCAATCCATGAAAAGCAATTTAATTATAAACTCAGAGGTTATGATCCAGATGAGGTGGATGAATTTTTGGACCTTGTCATTAAGGATTATGAACGTTTCTATGCCCATATTTCGGATTTGATGGATAAATGGCAAGAGCAGCAGTATACGATTCGAAGTATGAAAAATGCTCCAAAACCGGAAGCTGATCCAAATCTCATTGATCGTAAACAGCTCGAAGAAGTAGTGAAGCAACTTGAATACAGCATTCGTCAATTAAAAGGAAAATTGCCTCGGCCGGAAGCGAGAGATCCATATCTTGACTAA
- a CDS encoding metallophosphoesterase family protein: protein MKITVLSDTHMPRMSKVLPAPLLHDIQDSDLIFHAGDWSDMSVYEELSSMGKVHGVTGNTDLIMLRGILPEQTIVEAGGKRFGIVHGHLGKGSTEENALAAFSGEEVDCIIFGHSHIPLLKQHGNCILFNSGSPTDKRRQQQYSHGVITIDGDIHAEHVFYDHKS from the coding sequence ATCAAAATAACTGTTCTATCCGATACACATATGCCTAGAATGTCAAAAGTATTGCCAGCTCCGCTGCTTCATGATATTCAAGATTCTGACCTTATCTTTCATGCCGGTGACTGGAGTGATATGTCAGTCTATGAAGAGCTTTCATCCATGGGCAAGGTACATGGGGTAACAGGGAATACGGACCTTATTATGTTAAGGGGTATTCTGCCTGAGCAAACGATCGTAGAAGCAGGAGGAAAGCGTTTTGGGATCGTACATGGACATCTTGGAAAAGGGAGTACTGAGGAAAATGCACTAGCCGCATTCAGTGGAGAAGAGGTAGATTGTATTATTTTTGGACATTCTCATATCCCTTTATTAAAACAGCATGGTAACTGTATCTTGTTTAATTCAGGTTCACCGACTGACAAACGAAGACAACAGCAATATTCACATGGCGTGATCACCATCGATGGCGACATTCATGCAGAACATGTTTTTTATGATCATAAGTCGTAA
- a CDS encoding DUF3243 domain-containing protein, with translation MSEQTHMINKEKEMKLDQVENVIERMDAEQKEDILESFDAFKQYLHKRVSLGESLGLNEEQLAKVAQKVADILAAKEEPRNREEKLLQELWNVADPEEKDTLASILVRFVKN, from the coding sequence ATGTCAGAACAAACACATATGATTAATAAAGAAAAAGAAATGAAGCTTGATCAAGTCGAGAACGTGATCGAGCGTATGGATGCCGAGCAGAAAGAAGATATCTTGGAAAGCTTTGATGCATTCAAACAATACCTTCATAAACGCGTCTCACTCGGTGAATCCCTTGGTCTAAATGAAGAACAGTTGGCAAAAGTAGCCCAAAAAGTAGCGGATATTTTGGCAGCGAAGGAAGAGCCGCGTAATCGGGAAGAAAAGCTGCTTCAGGAGCTTTGGAATGTTGCGGATCCTGAGGAGAAAGATACGCTGGCAAGCATACTTGTACGGTTTGTTAAAAATTAA
- a CDS encoding Gfo/Idh/MocA family protein, giving the protein MEFVRVGVIGIGNMGSSHALTLVKGQIEGAVLSAVCDARDSARVWAEQNLPEGITFYNDPSEMLQSGKVDAVIVATPHYHHAEQAIAAFESNIHVLIEKPAGVHTKQVREMNEAAARSGNVFSIMYNQRTNPLYIKLKELISSGELGEIRRTNWIITNWYRSQSYYNSGGWRATWAGEGGGVLINQDPHQLDLWQWATGMMPKRIRAFCSFGKYRDIEVEDDVTAYAEYENGATGVFVTTTGDAPGTNRFEITGDRGKIVIEDGELTFWQLSEPESEFNKRNTNPFAIPEYIKKKIPTPGIETGHPGIIQNFIDAILKQKPLIAPGEEGIKGLTLSNAMYLSTWTDDWVELPIDEELFYEQLQDRILSSQVSKSEGYEQTQPIDLKGTF; this is encoded by the coding sequence ATGGAATTCGTAAGAGTTGGTGTGATCGGGATCGGTAATATGGGTTCTTCACATGCATTGACGCTGGTGAAAGGTCAGATTGAAGGAGCCGTCCTAAGTGCTGTATGTGATGCCAGAGATTCAGCTAGGGTATGGGCGGAACAGAATCTGCCAGAAGGCATTACCTTTTATAATGACCCTTCCGAAATGCTGCAATCCGGTAAGGTCGATGCAGTAATTGTAGCAACGCCGCATTATCATCATGCGGAGCAAGCAATCGCAGCATTCGAAAGTAATATTCATGTACTTATTGAGAAACCAGCGGGCGTACATACCAAGCAAGTGCGTGAGATGAATGAAGCGGCAGCAAGAAGTGGTAACGTATTTTCCATTATGTATAATCAGCGTACGAATCCTCTGTATATCAAACTGAAGGAACTGATCTCATCTGGCGAGCTCGGAGAGATTAGGCGTACAAACTGGATCATTACGAACTGGTACCGTTCGCAGTCGTATTACAATTCGGGAGGCTGGCGTGCCACCTGGGCTGGTGAAGGCGGAGGGGTGCTCATTAACCAAGATCCTCATCAACTGGATTTATGGCAGTGGGCAACCGGCATGATGCCAAAGCGAATTCGTGCATTTTGTTCTTTTGGTAAATACCGTGATATAGAAGTGGAAGATGACGTTACGGCTTATGCAGAGTACGAAAACGGAGCGACAGGTGTATTTGTTACGACTACGGGAGATGCTCCGGGTACAAATCGGTTTGAAATCACAGGTGACCGCGGGAAAATTGTCATCGAAGATGGAGAGCTGACATTCTGGCAGCTGAGTGAACCGGAGAGTGAATTTAACAAGCGGAACACAAATCCTTTTGCCATACCTGAATATATAAAAAAGAAAATTCCTACTCCCGGGATCGAGACTGGACATCCTGGTATTATTCAAAATTTTATCGATGCGATTCTGAAGCAGAAACCGCTGATCGCTCCAGGAGAAGAAGGGATTAAGGGACTTACCTTATCGAATGCCATGTATTTATCTACTTGGACGGATGATTGGGTGGAACTTCCAATCGATGAAGAGTTATTTTATGAGCAGCTGCAGGATCGAATTCTTAGTTCTCAGGTTAGCAAGTCCGAAGGATACGAACAGACACAACCCATAGATTTGAAAGGTACTTTCTAA